GAAGGGATTGTAGTTCATGCCGATTCCCCCATTCGGAAATTCGATGATCTGATTGGTAAAAAAGTCATTGTGAATCGAGGTGGAATCAGCGAACATTTGCTATTGAAACTATTAGAAAAAGAAAATATTCCCAAAGAGAAAGTAAGTCGCGTTTACATGAAACCCGATGAAGCCCTACCAGCTTGGGCATCGCATCACGTAGATGCTTGGGCAGTTTGGGACCCTTGGGTTGCTAGTGCTGAACTTAAATACAATGCCCGTCAAATTCCTTTACCTGCACAAGTTCCCCATTACTCCCTTTATATGGTGGATAGAGATGCACTAAAACAAAAATCTGAGGCGATTAGAGAAGTGATTGCAATTCTTGCTAAAGAAGCTGAATGGCTAAATAAAAATCCCCAAGAGAATCAAAAAGTATACCAAAAAGTATCAGGATTACAGCCTGAAGTTGTAAAGCGTACATTTGAACGCCGACCTGTTGATGGAGTGCTTCCCTTAGAACCAAAAGTAATTGCCGATTTACAGAGTGCTGCTGATTGGATATACAAACAGGGAATTGTTCAGAAACGAGTAGAAGTGCGCGATGCACTCTGTCCCAGTTCTTAGATTCAAAACTAGATATTAGGTAAAATATGACTTTTATAGCAACATCAGTTGATCAAAATACTATTCGTCGTCGGGGTACTGGTTTAAGAGCTTACAATCCCGAAAAAGTATTCAAGGGATACACACTTTTCACACCTCTAACAGGCCAAGGTGAAGTCTACCTTCTGAACTTGGAAGGAGAAGTAGTACACCAGTGGAATCTGCCTTATCCACCAGGGTTATATGGTTATCTCTTGCCCAATGGCAACCTTTTTTATAACGGTAAGACTCCACCAGAAGAACCCCTACGTTTTGCATTGTGGGCTGCATTCAAAAGTGGCGTTGTTTTAGAAGCAGATCCCAAAGGAAATATTATCTGGGAATATAAGCATCCAGATCATCATCATGATGGACGCAGACTAGCCAATGGCAACACAATTATACTAGCCATTGAAAAGATACCTCAGTCTTTGGTTCCCCGCATCAAAGGCGGTGTAGCAGGTACAGAACCAAATGGTGAGATATATGCTGATGTGCTTTATGAGGTGACTCCAGGAGGTGAAATTGTTTGGACTTGGCACGCCCACGAACACCTCGATCCAGATATATTTACGATTACACCCCAGGATCATCGACATGAATGGACTCATGGGAATACTGTGGGTGAACTCGCTGATGGCAACATTATAGTCAGCTTTCGCAATATCTCCACAGTTGTCATTATCGATCGCAAAACCGGAGAAATCATCTGGACGTTAGGCGATGATGTGCTAGCACAGCAGCACTTCCCCAATGAACTCGCTAACGGTAATATCTTGATTTTCGACAATGGCGCACATCGCCGTAACATTGCTCTCAATTTCTCCCGTGTGATTGAGGTGAACCGCCAAACCAAAGAGATAGTTTGGGAATACAAGGACAACCCGCCCCAAAATTTCTTTAGTTCTTACATATCAGGAGCGCAACGTTTAGCCAATGGCAATACCTTGATTACAGAAGGTGCTTATGGCCGAATATTCGAGGTGACAGTTACAGGTGAAATTGTTTGGGAATACATCAATCCCCACTTTGCAGTTAGAAATATTCCTGGTGAGAAGTCGCCCGTAACTAGTGGAGAACAAAATACAGTCTTTCGCGCCTTTCGGTATGCACCTGAAGAAATTCCCTGGCTTTAGGGGAAGGCAGGGGAGACAACCTTTGCGCTCTTTGCGTCCTTTGCGGTTCGTTCTCTTAACCCTCAAATTTAATGGACAGACCACTAGTAATCAAATTTCAAAATTTGGTTAGTGTCAAGGATTTTTCACGCTACACCCGCCTCAAAAAGGATTTTGTGACACTAACAATTTAAAATTTGGGATTTTGGATGAAAATTCAATTCCCAATGGCGATTAACAAGTTCTATTTACCAAGGTACTTAAACATGGCTGAAATTAAAGTATACAGTGCAGTTGTTTGTCCTTATGCTCACCGTACCCGCTTGGTACTTCAAGAGAAAGGCATCGACTTTGATTTGATTGAGATTGATTTGCAGAATAAGCCGGAAGGATTTACGAAAGTTTCCCCTTATGGTAAGGTTCCTGCGATCGCTCATGGCGATAACCGAGTTTGGGAATCTGCGGTAATTAACGAATATCTCGATGAGGTATTTCCCAATCCACCTCTGTTACCCAGCAACCCCATTGCTAAGGCACAGGCTCGCATCTGGATCGATTTTGCTAACACTAGGTTCGTTCCCGCTTTTTCTACCCTGCTGCGGAGTTCAGATCCCCAAAAGCAAGAAGAAGCTAAACAGGAACTATACAAACACCTGGAATTCATTGAAAACGAAGGTTTAGCAAAGCTATCTGGAGAAGGCCCTTACTGGTTTGGTGAATCCATCAGTTTGGTCGATTTCACCTATTTCCCCTGGTTTGAGCGCTGGGCTGCACTCAAGCAGTATCGCGGCTTTGGAATCCCAGAGCAATTTACCCGTGTACGTCAGTGGAAACGGGCTTTGAAAGAGCGTGAGTCTGTGAAAGCGATCGCTCATTCTAAGGAATTCTACATTGAGCGGTATGCTAAATTCGCTGCGCCTACTCTCGCTGCTGTTTAGGGACTTCCAAATAAAACAATATCCAATTACTTCTTGTGGGGTGGGCGTCTCGCCCGCCTTATGGACTGGGCGCTCATGTTGCCCACCCCACAATATTGGATAATTTATTTCTTGGAGTTCCCTTAAATAAATTTATCCTCTCGTTCCTTGGCTCTGCGTGAGAACGAGTTAATTACGAATTACGACTTTTCCAAAGTGAGTCGCGCTTTTGAGGTAATGATAAGCCTCTCGTGCCTCAGTGAAGGGGAAAACTCGATCAATAATCGGTTTGATTTGATGTTGTTGCATCGCCTGATTCATCGCCTCAAACATTTCGCGACTGCCAACATAAATTCCCTGAACTGTTAAACTCTTAAAAAGTATTGGCATGGGGTCAATCTCATTTCCTCTGCCTGACAATACGCCAATCAAACTAATATGTCCCCTAATGCGGACTGCTTGTAGCGATTTTGGCAGAGTACCTGCACCGCCTACCTCAACTACATGATCTACACCTGTGCGATTAGTTAATTGATAAACTTGCTTTTCCCAATCTGGTGTTGTTTTATAGTTGATTGTCTCGTCAGCACCAAGTTGTTTCGCCCGTGCCAACTTTTCATCACTGCTGGAAGTAATAATTGCTCTTGCACCATGTATCTTAGCAAACTGGAGAGCAAAAATTGAAACTCCTCCAGTACCGAGTAATAAAATACTATCACCTGCGCCAATATTGCCTTTTGTCACTAGTCCGTGCCAAGCTGTAACTGCTGCACAAGGTAAAGTTGCAGCTTCAATATCGGATAAGTATTCAGGTAATATCACTAAACCATCTTGGTGTAATACAACATACTCAGCCAGCATTCCATCGATACCGCTTCCGAGATCGGATTTCATTTTCTCTTTAGTTAAAGAGCCATAAATCCAGTCTTGGAAGAAAATACCAGCCACACGATCGCCTATTTTTACCCGTGTCACACCTTCTCCCACCGCCACCACTTCCCCTGCACCGTCAGATACGGGAATTAACGGATATTTCTGT
This Nostoc sp. C052 DNA region includes the following protein-coding sequences:
- a CDS encoding glutathione S-transferase family protein — translated: MAEIKVYSAVVCPYAHRTRLVLQEKGIDFDLIEIDLQNKPEGFTKVSPYGKVPAIAHGDNRVWESAVINEYLDEVFPNPPLLPSNPIAKAQARIWIDFANTRFVPAFSTLLRSSDPQKQEEAKQELYKHLEFIENEGLAKLSGEGPYWFGESISLVDFTYFPWFERWAALKQYRGFGIPEQFTRVRQWKRALKERESVKAIAHSKEFYIERYAKFAAPTLAAV
- a CDS encoding NAD(P)-dependent alcohol dehydrogenase, which gives rise to MKVYEIQSNAGIDALALVDRPEPQPAVGQVLIQIKAISLNYRDLLVIEGAYGNRQKYPLIPVSDGAGEVVAVGEGVTRVKIGDRVAGIFFQDWIYGSLTKEKMKSDLGSGIDGMLAEYVVLHQDGLVILPEYLSDIEAATLPCAAVTAWHGLVTKGNIGAGDSILLLGTGGVSIFALQFAKIHGARAIITSSSDEKLARAKQLGADETINYKTTPDWEKQVYQLTNRTGVDHVVEVGGAGTLPKSLQAVRIRGHISLIGVLSGRGNEIDPMPILFKSLTVQGIYVGSREMFEAMNQAMQQHQIKPIIDRVFPFTEAREAYHYLKSATHFGKVVIRN
- a CDS encoding aryl-sulfate sulfotransferase, with protein sequence MTFIATSVDQNTIRRRGTGLRAYNPEKVFKGYTLFTPLTGQGEVYLLNLEGEVVHQWNLPYPPGLYGYLLPNGNLFYNGKTPPEEPLRFALWAAFKSGVVLEADPKGNIIWEYKHPDHHHDGRRLANGNTIILAIEKIPQSLVPRIKGGVAGTEPNGEIYADVLYEVTPGGEIVWTWHAHEHLDPDIFTITPQDHRHEWTHGNTVGELADGNIIVSFRNISTVVIIDRKTGEIIWTLGDDVLAQQHFPNELANGNILIFDNGAHRRNIALNFSRVIEVNRQTKEIVWEYKDNPPQNFFSSYISGAQRLANGNTLITEGAYGRIFEVTVTGEIVWEYINPHFAVRNIPGEKSPVTSGEQNTVFRAFRYAPEEIPWL
- a CDS encoding aliphatic sulfonate ABC transporter substrate-binding protein, giving the protein MTSKFQNSYLLRNLKSLLRVGQQGSTKALIWLLVAQSGLSLMVSGCSSTNSANSTVKPVSDQSQSSSTAQNSAPEKQTVVRIGYIKGSLSAIAKERGTLERELTPKNIKIEWVGTFPSFAPVLETINAKSSDLGAGGDIAGLSALSGGINACIIAYRPANRNSEGIVVHADSPIRKFDDLIGKKVIVNRGGISEHLLLKLLEKENIPKEKVSRVYMKPDEALPAWASHHVDAWAVWDPWVASAELKYNARQIPLPAQVPHYSLYMVDRDALKQKSEAIREVIAILAKEAEWLNKNPQENQKVYQKVSGLQPEVVKRTFERRPVDGVLPLEPKVIADLQSAADWIYKQGIVQKRVEVRDALCPSS